The following are encoded in a window of Flavobacterium sp. WC2421 genomic DNA:
- a CDS encoding transketolase family protein codes for MKKYTNTGSKDTRSGFGAGMTELGQKNENVVALCADLIGSLKFDDFKKNHPERFFQIGIAEANMIGIAAGLTIGGKIPFTGTFANFSTGRVYDQIRQSVAYSEKNVKICASHAGLTLGEDGATHQILEDIGLMKMLPGMTVINTCDYNQTKAATLALADHHGPAYLRFGRPVVPNFMPADEPFVIGKAIMLSEGTDVTIVATGHLVWEALIAAEALEAKGISAEVINIHTIKPLDEGAILKSLAKTKCIVTAEEHNILGGLGESVSRVLALNNPAPQEFVAVNDSFGESGTPAQLMEKYKLNNEAIVEAVERVIKRK; via the coding sequence ATGAAAAAATATACAAATACAGGAAGTAAAGATACTCGTTCAGGTTTTGGAGCGGGAATGACTGAATTAGGTCAGAAAAATGAAAATGTTGTTGCACTTTGTGCGGATTTAATTGGATCATTGAAATTTGATGATTTCAAAAAAAATCACCCGGAGCGTTTTTTCCAAATTGGAATTGCTGAAGCAAACATGATTGGAATTGCAGCTGGTTTAACTATTGGTGGAAAAATTCCTTTCACAGGAACTTTTGCTAACTTCTCTACAGGAAGAGTATATGACCAAATTCGTCAATCAGTAGCTTACTCCGAAAAAAATGTAAAAATCTGTGCTTCACATGCTGGATTAACATTAGGAGAAGATGGTGCAACACACCAAATTCTTGAAGACATTGGATTAATGAAAATGTTGCCAGGAATGACAGTAATTAATACTTGTGATTACAATCAAACTAAAGCAGCTACGCTAGCATTAGCAGATCATCATGGTCCAGCTTACCTGCGTTTTGGACGTCCAGTTGTACCTAACTTTATGCCTGCTGACGAGCCTTTCGTAATAGGGAAAGCGATTATGCTTAGTGAAGGTACTGACGTAACTATTGTAGCAACAGGGCATTTAGTTTGGGAAGCACTTATTGCAGCTGAAGCATTAGAAGCTAAAGGAATTTCTGCTGAAGTAATTAACATCCATACGATTAAACCATTAGATGAAGGCGCCATTCTAAAATCATTGGCTAAAACTAAATGTATCGTTACTGCCGAAGAGCACAACATCCTTGGAGGACTTGGAGAAAGCGTTTCTAGAGTATTAGCTTTAAACAATCCTGCTCCACAAGAGTTTGTTGCTGTCAATGATAGTTTTGGTGAATCTGGAACTCCTGCTCAATTAATGGAAAAATACAAGTTAAACAATGAAGCGATTGTTGAAGCTGTTGAAAGAGTAATCAAAAGAAAATAA
- a CDS encoding FKBP-type peptidylprolyl isomerase, which translates to MNKFKYYFILIITTFSLFSCSKNDTPAVEPLRDYAEQYTTDNTTIEQYLKTYYITVVDHPGFYDDQDVTFTKIPDGGSQKSIWDQTDYELKSRTVSLNEVNYNLYYLVLRTGTGSSPTNVDGVLSSYKGDYLEEISASNVTTLTATPFEEVKYPQQMISLFSTITGWSEIFPQFKTGSYTTKEDGTISYKDFGAGIMFVPSGLAYYASGSGVVPAYVPLVFSFKLYELQRLDQDGDGVPSYLEDLNGDGYVRSFATGIVNPDDTDGDGIPNFLDVDDDGDGYSTKREIAAGTDYLDKNSHP; encoded by the coding sequence ATGAACAAATTTAAGTATTATTTTATTTTAATAATTACAACATTCTCTTTATTTTCATGTTCGAAGAATGATACCCCTGCAGTTGAGCCACTTAGAGATTATGCAGAACAATATACAACCGATAATACTACTATTGAACAATATTTAAAAACATATTATATTACTGTAGTGGATCACCCTGGTTTTTATGATGATCAGGATGTTACTTTTACTAAAATTCCGGATGGTGGAAGTCAAAAATCAATTTGGGATCAAACGGATTATGAACTAAAAAGTAGAACAGTAAGTTTAAATGAGGTTAATTATAATTTATATTATTTAGTTTTGAGAACGGGAACAGGAAGTTCACCTACAAATGTAGACGGAGTTTTGTCGTCTTATAAAGGAGATTATTTGGAAGAGATTAGTGCATCAAATGTAACTACACTAACAGCAACACCATTTGAGGAAGTGAAATACCCACAACAAATGATAAGTCTATTCAGTACTATCACAGGTTGGAGTGAGATTTTTCCACAATTTAAAACAGGGAGTTATACTACTAAAGAGGACGGTACTATTTCATACAAAGATTTTGGAGCTGGTATCATGTTTGTTCCGTCAGGATTGGCTTATTATGCTTCAGGAAGTGGAGTTGTTCCTGCTTATGTCCCTTTGGTTTTTAGTTTTAAACTATATGAATTGCAAAGACTGGATCAAGATGGAGACGGTGTTCCTTCTTATTTAGAAGATCTAAATGGTGATGGTTATGTTAGAAGTTTTGCTACGGGTATTGTAAATCCTGACGATACTGACGGTGACGGTATTCCCAATTTCTTAGACGTTGATGATGATGGAGATGGCTATAGCACGAAAAGAGAAATTGCTGCAGGAACAGATTATTTAGATAAAAATAGTCACCCATAG
- the xdhC gene encoding xanthine dehydrogenase accessory protein XdhC — protein MNNWIELLHEFKIKKIPVALVTVTKVLGSAPCKVASKMIVTYQKKIHGTIGGGKLEFQIIEEAVNAIHENQTKEFSYTLGPEFEQCCGGKVELIIEPMNQSPELFLFGAGHIGIALCEVLKDTPFNITLFDTRENWKNTIEIDKSILFSSVAFDHYKQTINWGDNCYVVIMTHDHKLDFEITALAVHSKTKYIGLIGSKTKKNKFNNLLINELGFTAGIKAVHCPVGLDLGGTNPKEIAISVASELLKVYYGK, from the coding sequence ATGAATAACTGGATTGAATTATTACACGAATTTAAAATTAAAAAAATACCCGTAGCTCTGGTTACAGTAACTAAAGTTTTAGGCTCTGCTCCTTGCAAAGTAGCTTCTAAAATGATTGTAACCTATCAAAAAAAGATTCACGGAACAATAGGTGGCGGTAAATTAGAATTTCAAATTATTGAAGAGGCAGTTAATGCAATTCATGAAAATCAAACAAAAGAATTCTCTTATACTCTGGGGCCTGAATTTGAGCAATGCTGTGGTGGCAAAGTAGAACTAATTATTGAACCTATGAATCAATCCCCTGAATTGTTTCTGTTTGGAGCCGGACATATTGGCATTGCTTTATGTGAAGTTCTAAAAGATACTCCTTTTAATATCACTCTTTTTGATACACGAGAGAATTGGAAAAACACTATTGAAATAGATAAATCAATTTTATTTAGTAGTGTTGCATTCGATCACTACAAACAAACGATCAATTGGGGAGACAATTGCTACGTAGTTATCATGACACATGATCACAAATTGGATTTTGAAATTACCGCATTAGCCGTTCACTCCAAAACAAAATACATCGGATTGATAGGCAGTAAAACCAAGAAAAATAAATTTAATAATTTATTGATTAACGAATTGGGTTTTACAGCTGGAATCAAAGCAGTTCATTGTCCAGTTGGACTAGATTTAGGCGGAACCAATCCCAAAGAAATAGCAATCAGTGTGGCATCTGAATTACTAAAAGTGTATTATGGCAAATAA
- a CDS encoding transketolase has protein sequence MKPNTQQLNDLTIQVRRDILRMVHAVNSGHPGGSLGCTEFLVALYQNLMERKEGFDMDGIGEDLFFLSNGHISPVFYSVLARSGYFPVSELATFRLINSRLQGHPTTHDGLPGVRIASGSLGQGLSVGIGAAQAKKLNGDNHLIYTLHGDGELQEGQNWEAIMYASAKKVDNLIATIDLNGKQIDGTTDEVLAMGSIRAKFEAFDWDVLEIKEGNNIEAIIAGMNDAKSRTGKGKPVCVLLHTEMGNGVDYMMYSHAWHGKAPNDAQLENALGQNYNTGGNSDY, from the coding sequence ATGAAGCCTAACACACAACAATTAAACGATTTAACTATCCAAGTAAGAAGAGACATTCTTCGAATGGTACATGCCGTAAACTCAGGACATCCTGGAGGTTCACTTGGTTGTACTGAATTTCTAGTAGCTTTATACCAAAACCTTATGGAACGCAAAGAAGGTTTTGATATGGACGGAATTGGAGAAGATTTATTCTTCCTTTCAAACGGTCATATCTCTCCAGTATTTTATAGCGTACTAGCAAGAAGCGGTTATTTCCCAGTTTCTGAATTAGCGACTTTTCGTTTGATTAATTCAAGATTACAAGGACACCCAACTACTCACGATGGTTTACCAGGAGTAAGAATAGCATCTGGTTCACTTGGACAAGGTTTATCTGTTGGTATTGGTGCTGCACAAGCAAAAAAATTAAATGGTGACAACCATTTGATTTATACGCTTCACGGAGATGGTGAATTACAAGAAGGTCAAAATTGGGAGGCAATCATGTATGCATCTGCTAAAAAAGTAGATAATCTTATTGCTACTATTGACCTTAACGGAAAACAAATTGACGGAACTACTGATGAAGTTTTGGCTATGGGTAGTATCCGTGCAAAATTTGAAGCATTTGATTGGGATGTTCTTGAAATAAAAGAAGGGAACAATATCGAAGCAATCATTGCTGGTATGAATGACGCAAAATCAAGAACAGGAAAAGGAAAACCAGTTTGTGTATTATTGCACACTGAGATGGGTAACGGAGTAGACTATATGATGTACAGTCATGCATGGCATGGTAAAGCACCAAATGATGCTCAACTAGAAAATGCTTTAGGACAGAATTATAATACTGGAGGTAATTCAGATTACTAA
- a CDS encoding glycoside hydrolase has translation MKKLGMIAFALTCLLGLESCSDNVTSVEENQQVTASISSATSKVAGAPWVKQFEETFNMGSSLSQWTKAQRTDYNSNYCDYKSSVPTIQTRDGRDCLEIKTTKLSASKYQSGLIKSIYQYKPENNTEYMLSANIKLIAMDGANYKSFTDTYGAWPAFWSVQENAWPVQGEIDTMEGYSFAPNASRFTSNLFYGTTSGTNQLGNAAERSYPSAFNVNGNNGWHLYESFWSVKNNVVTVTIKLDNVTVSTYTNSSVSKLNLNNFGPHNIIINMNVGSNDSNFIDPNKINLFTSTMMWVDDVTVYKRSI, from the coding sequence ATGAAAAAATTAGGTATGATTGCTTTTGCACTAACTTGCTTATTAGGATTAGAATCCTGCTCGGATAATGTAACATCTGTCGAAGAAAACCAACAGGTAACTGCAAGTATAAGTAGTGCTACAAGTAAAGTCGCTGGTGCTCCATGGGTAAAGCAATTTGAGGAAACATTTAATATGGGTTCTTCACTCTCGCAATGGACAAAAGCACAACGTACAGATTATAATTCTAACTATTGTGATTATAAAAGTTCCGTACCTACAATACAAACTAGGGATGGTAGAGATTGTTTAGAAATAAAGACTACAAAGTTGAGTGCAAGTAAATACCAATCGGGTCTAATTAAGTCAATATATCAGTATAAACCTGAAAATAATACAGAATATATGCTATCTGCTAATATTAAATTAATAGCTATGGATGGTGCTAATTATAAATCATTCACAGATACTTATGGAGCTTGGCCCGCTTTCTGGAGTGTCCAAGAAAATGCTTGGCCAGTTCAAGGAGAAATTGACACTATGGAGGGTTATTCTTTTGCTCCTAATGCGTCCCGTTTTACCTCTAATCTTTTTTACGGTACAACATCTGGGACAAATCAATTAGGAAACGCTGCAGAAAGAAGTTATCCAAGTGCATTTAATGTAAATGGTAATAATGGGTGGCATTTATACGAATCTTTTTGGAGTGTAAAAAATAATGTGGTGACGGTAACTATAAAATTAGATAATGTAACGGTTTCTACATACACTAATAGCAGCGTGTCAAAGCTCAATTTGAACAATTTTGGACCGCATAATATCATTATAAATATGAATGTAGGATCAAACGATTCCAATTTTATTGACCCCAATAAAATAAACTTATTTACAAGTACTATGATGTGGGTAGATGATGTTACGGTATATAAAAGATCCATCTAA
- a CDS encoding molybdopterin cofactor-binding domain-containing protein, with protein sequence MSDIHNMSRRSFVKNIGLASGGLILAGSTYLYFDKKKPENKIEFNPNLFVQLNSDGSLILIASRSEMGNGVRTSLTSVIADEMDADWNKVTVKQAMGDIKYGDQNTDGSKSILYLYDTMRKMGATVRAMLITAAAKTWQVPEEECTAENHFIIHSSGKKLEFGALVELAKTLKVPTNIVFKNPNDFKYIGKHLKSIDINEYVNGAAVFGLDKRLPNMKFVAIARCPVTFGTVKSFDKTAAMKIRGVEAIIEIPRIKRPFGPLGGVAVIATNTWAAFKGKAALEIEWNYGENETYDSDQYMSQITDNVHKPGKVAKEIGNVNEGFKGGHKTIESTFQLPHLVHTPMEVPNAVAWVQGDTCEVWAPTQDPQTARNEVVDYLKTTVDKVTLNVTFLGGGFGRKSKPDYVVEAVMVSKMIKAPVQVIWTREDDVKHGYYHTVSAQYMKASIDSQGNVTSWLHRFAFPSIMSTFAPGTDFPADWEIASAANIPYAIKNFKVEVGQAPAHVRIGWMRSVINIPHGFSVNVFADELAFAANKDPLEFRLNLIGPDRIEDTKDPLKYNTARLKNVLNVVAKNANWGKPLPEGHAYGIAVQYSFYSYVASVVEVSMVNNKIKVHNIYTAIDCGTVINKDTVKAQMEGAAIFGMSLAFYGKITAKNGAIEQNSFTDYKMIRMNEIPNVHVEIVESTENPTGVGEPGVPVIAPAIINAIFKLTGKRYHNLPLSDFDIV encoded by the coding sequence ATGAGTGATATTCATAACATGAGCCGTAGAAGTTTTGTTAAAAACATTGGTTTGGCCTCGGGTGGATTAATTCTAGCTGGTAGTACTTACTTATATTTCGATAAAAAAAAGCCTGAAAACAAAATTGAATTTAATCCTAATTTATTCGTTCAATTGAATTCTGATGGAAGTTTGATTTTAATTGCTTCCCGATCTGAAATGGGGAATGGAGTAAGAACCTCTTTAACTTCAGTCATTGCTGACGAAATGGATGCCGACTGGAATAAAGTGACGGTTAAACAAGCTATGGGTGACATAAAATATGGGGATCAAAATACCGATGGTTCTAAAAGTATTCTTTACCTATATGACACTATGCGAAAAATGGGCGCTACGGTTAGAGCCATGTTAATTACTGCTGCAGCAAAAACATGGCAAGTGCCCGAAGAAGAGTGTACCGCCGAAAATCATTTTATAATTCACTCTAGTGGTAAAAAATTAGAATTTGGAGCTCTTGTTGAATTAGCAAAAACACTTAAAGTACCCACAAACATAGTTTTTAAAAATCCAAATGACTTTAAATACATTGGTAAACATTTAAAAAGTATTGACATCAATGAATATGTAAATGGAGCTGCTGTTTTTGGATTAGACAAACGTTTACCAAATATGAAATTTGTAGCTATCGCACGTTGTCCCGTTACATTTGGAACCGTTAAATCTTTTGATAAGACTGCCGCAATGAAAATTCGTGGAGTGGAAGCCATAATTGAAATTCCTCGCATTAAAAGACCTTTTGGTCCTCTTGGTGGTGTAGCTGTAATTGCTACGAATACTTGGGCTGCATTCAAAGGTAAAGCTGCATTAGAAATTGAATGGAATTACGGCGAAAACGAAACGTATGATTCGGATCAATACATGAGTCAAATTACCGACAATGTCCATAAACCAGGGAAAGTGGCTAAAGAAATAGGCAATGTAAACGAAGGCTTTAAAGGAGGGCATAAAACTATCGAAAGCACCTTTCAACTTCCTCATTTAGTACATACCCCAATGGAAGTACCAAATGCAGTTGCTTGGGTTCAAGGAGATACTTGCGAAGTTTGGGCACCCACACAAGATCCTCAAACTGCCCGAAATGAAGTAGTAGATTATTTAAAAACAACTGTTGATAAAGTAACTTTAAATGTTACTTTTTTAGGGGGTGGTTTTGGAAGAAAATCAAAGCCAGATTATGTGGTAGAAGCTGTTATGGTATCAAAAATGATTAAAGCTCCTGTACAAGTAATTTGGACACGTGAAGACGATGTGAAGCATGGATATTATCATACTGTAAGTGCGCAATACATGAAGGCATCTATAGACAGTCAAGGTAATGTTACCAGCTGGCTACACCGATTTGCATTCCCTTCTATCATGTCGACCTTTGCGCCCGGAACTGATTTTCCAGCCGATTGGGAAATAGCCAGTGCAGCTAATATTCCTTATGCCATTAAAAACTTTAAGGTCGAAGTAGGTCAAGCACCTGCTCATGTGCGAATTGGATGGATGCGATCTGTAATTAATATTCCTCATGGTTTTTCGGTGAATGTATTTGCTGACGAATTGGCTTTTGCTGCCAATAAAGACCCATTAGAGTTTCGTTTGAATCTAATAGGCCCTGACCGAATCGAAGACACAAAAGATCCTCTAAAATACAACACAGCCCGACTTAAAAACGTTTTAAATGTGGTTGCAAAAAATGCCAATTGGGGAAAACCATTACCAGAAGGTCATGCTTACGGAATAGCGGTTCAATATAGTTTTTATAGCTACGTGGCCTCAGTTGTTGAAGTATCAATGGTAAATAATAAAATAAAAGTGCATAACATTTATACTGCTATAGATTGCGGAACCGTAATAAACAAAGATACCGTAAAAGCACAAATGGAAGGCGCCGCTATTTTTGGAATGTCATTAGCCTTTTATGGGAAAATTACTGCTAAAAATGGGGCGATTGAGCAAAATAGTTTTACTGATTACAAAATGATTCGAATGAATGAAATTCCAAATGTTCATGTTGAAATTGTGGAGAGTACCGAAAACCCAACTGGCGTAGGAGAACCTGGAGTACCCGTAATTGCTCCCGCTATTATAAATGCTATCTTTAAACTTACTGGTAAAAGGTACCATAATTTACCTTTGAGCGATTTTGATATTGTATAA
- a CDS encoding phosphoribosyltransferase family protein, giving the protein MSKNIILTNQEIEHKIKRIAYQIYETFVDENEVVLAGIATNGYVFAEKIASELKTISTLNVLLCEVHIDKQHPELPIHTSITKEQYANKGLILIDDVLNSGTTLIYAVRHFLDVPLKKFKTAVLVDRNHKKYPVKADFKGISLSTSLLEHVQVVFDENDDSYAYLS; this is encoded by the coding sequence ATGAGCAAAAACATCATCTTAACAAATCAAGAAATAGAGCATAAAATAAAAAGAATTGCCTATCAAATTTACGAGACTTTTGTAGATGAAAACGAGGTAGTTCTTGCCGGAATTGCCACTAATGGTTATGTTTTTGCAGAAAAAATAGCAAGTGAACTTAAAACCATTTCCACTTTAAATGTTTTACTATGCGAAGTTCATATTGACAAACAACATCCTGAATTACCAATACACACATCTATAACCAAAGAACAATATGCCAACAAAGGACTAATCCTAATTGACGACGTATTAAACTCAGGTACTACACTTATATATGCTGTAAGACATTTTCTAGATGTTCCATTGAAAAAATTCAAAACAGCTGTCCTAGTAGATCGCAATCACAAAAAATACCCAGTTAAAGCTGATTTTAAAGGAATTTCACTTTCTACCTCTCTATTAGAGCACGTTCAAGTTGTATTTGATGAAAACGATGACAGTTACGCTTATTTAAGCTAA
- a CDS encoding (2Fe-2S)-binding protein — translation MITLQINGEKHQIDVDPEMPLLWAIRDIIGLTGTKFGCGIGACGSCKVLIDNTATYSCLTPVSAVTGKEITTIEGTQENLQLLQKSWSEYNVPQCGYCQPGQLITATSLLNSNENPTDKDIDDAMSGNICRCGTYQRIKKAIHHTVELKNKANHE, via the coding sequence ATGATTACACTTCAAATTAATGGAGAAAAACATCAGATAGATGTAGATCCAGAAATGCCTTTATTATGGGCTATTAGAGACATTATTGGCCTGACTGGCACTAAATTTGGCTGTGGAATAGGTGCTTGTGGCTCTTGCAAAGTATTAATTGACAATACTGCTACCTATTCGTGTTTGACACCTGTTTCTGCAGTTACTGGAAAAGAGATTACAACAATTGAAGGTACTCAAGAAAATCTACAATTATTGCAAAAATCATGGTCGGAATATAATGTTCCACAATGTGGCTACTGTCAACCTGGCCAATTAATTACTGCTACTTCCCTACTTAACTCAAACGAAAATCCTACAGACAAAGATATCGATGACGCCATGAGTGGTAATATTTGCCGTTGTGGCACCTACCAGCGAATAAAAAAAGCCATTCACCATACTGTTGAACTTAAAAATAAAGCAAACCATGAGTGA
- a CDS encoding shikimate kinase, with protein MKKIILLGYMGCGKSTIAKMLSKNIHIPFVDLDKYIEDKVNKSINSIFELYGEIYFRKLEHECFVELLNSDQEVIIGLGGGTPCYANNHELLKGSGVKSIYLKASIQTLFDRLSVNKSKRPLIANKNDEEMKEFIAMHLFERSFYYNQAQYIVSVDAKTIDETVNDILAVLA; from the coding sequence ATGAAAAAAATTATATTATTAGGCTATATGGGTTGCGGTAAGTCTACCATTGCCAAAATGCTTTCAAAAAACATTCATATTCCATTTGTCGATTTAGATAAATATATCGAGGATAAAGTAAATAAGTCTATAAATTCTATTTTCGAATTGTATGGTGAGATTTATTTTAGAAAACTAGAACACGAATGTTTTGTTGAGTTATTGAATTCTGATCAGGAAGTTATTATTGGCTTAGGTGGAGGTACTCCATGTTATGCAAATAATCATGAATTATTAAAAGGGAGTGGTGTGAAGTCAATATACTTGAAAGCATCGATCCAAACCTTGTTTGATAGATTGTCTGTCAATAAAAGTAAAAGACCGCTTATTGCCAATAAAAATGATGAAGAGATGAAGGAGTTTATAGCCATGCATCTTTTTGAAAGGAGCTTTTATTACAATCAGGCACAATATATCGTTTCAGTAGATGCTAAAACGATAGATGAGACGGTAAATGATATTCTAGCTGTTTTAGCTTAA
- a CDS encoding DUF4252 domain-containing protein — protein MKKFIITLVIALIATPFFAQSAFDKFDGQDDVTSIIVNKKMFDLMSKVKVDASDKETQQYMNLIKKLDNLKVFTTSSSRATADMKSAADKYIKTAGLEELMRVNDSGKNIKILVKSGASDSQIKELLMFIEGGSKTNETVLMSLTGNFDLNEISVLTDKMRIPGGDDLKKATKGRK, from the coding sequence ATGAAAAAATTTATAATCACACTAGTAATTGCATTAATAGCAACTCCGTTTTTTGCCCAATCGGCTTTTGATAAATTTGATGGACAAGATGATGTGACTTCAATTATTGTCAACAAAAAAATGTTTGACTTGATGAGTAAAGTAAAAGTTGATGCATCTGATAAGGAAACGCAACAATACATGAATTTAATCAAAAAATTAGACAACTTAAAAGTTTTCACTACAAGTAGTTCTAGAGCAACAGCTGATATGAAATCAGCAGCCGATAAATATATAAAAACAGCTGGATTAGAAGAATTAATGCGTGTAAATGACAGTGGTAAAAATATAAAAATATTAGTAAAATCAGGTGCCTCAGACAGTCAAATAAAAGAGTTGTTAATGTTCATTGAAGGAGGAAGTAAAACAAATGAAACGGTGTTAATGTCTTTGACAGGTAATTTTGACTTGAATGAAATTTCAGTTTTAACTGATAAAATGAGAATACCTGGTGGCGATGACCTGAAGAAAGCAACTAAAGGAAGAAAGTAA
- a CDS encoding RNA-binding S4 domain-containing protein, translating to MRIDKYLWCVRYYKTRNMVTEACKKNHVTVNGLVAKPSKEVFPTDKITFRKDQITQIITVLDIPENRVGAKLVDIYRRNDTPAEVYQHLELLKLSKDHYRKNGTGRPTKKDRRDIDEFGNEIISEEEDTE from the coding sequence ATGAGAATAGACAAATATTTATGGTGTGTCCGATATTACAAGACAAGAAATATGGTAACAGAGGCTTGTAAAAAGAATCATGTCACTGTAAATGGTCTTGTTGCTAAACCCTCAAAAGAGGTTTTTCCGACTGATAAAATCACATTTAGAAAAGATCAAATCACCCAGATAATCACCGTTTTAGATATTCCAGAGAATCGCGTAGGAGCTAAATTAGTTGATATTTACAGAAGAAATGATACTCCAGCCGAAGTGTATCAACATTTAGAACTACTAAAATTATCGAAAGACCATTATAGAAAAAACGGTACTGGAAGACCAACCAAAAAAGACCGACGAGATATTGATGAATTTGGTAACGAAATCATATCCGAAGAAGAAGACACAGAATAA
- a CDS encoding DUF4252 domain-containing protein yields MKTVYIFYFLCLLLVSCNSEPTLQKYFVENTENKDFLVMDVSPNILNVDKTKLSIAESSALKSFDKMNILAFKLTDKNKNQFDVQRAKVDAILKDKKYQQLMRFGSGKEGASVSYVGADDHIEEFVFYANKKDAGFAVVRVIGKDMNPTNIITMMQVLKKSNIDMEQLKPLQQLIK; encoded by the coding sequence ATGAAAACAGTTTATATCTTTTATTTTTTATGCCTGTTGTTGGTAAGCTGCAATTCAGAACCCACCCTACAAAAATATTTTGTAGAAAATACAGAGAATAAAGATTTCCTTGTAATGGATGTTTCTCCAAATATTTTAAATGTTGACAAAACGAAGTTGTCGATAGCTGAATCATCTGCTTTGAAATCTTTTGATAAGATGAATATTTTAGCATTTAAATTAACAGATAAAAATAAAAATCAGTTTGATGTTCAACGTGCTAAAGTGGATGCTATTTTGAAAGATAAAAAGTACCAACAGTTGATGAGATTTGGTTCTGGTAAAGAAGGTGCATCAGTAAGCTATGTAGGGGCTGATGATCATATTGAAGAATTTGTTTTTTATGCCAATAAAAAAGATGCTGGTTTTGCAGTTGTTAGGGTAATTGGAAAAGATATGAATCCAACAAATATAATAACAATGATGCAAGTGCTGAAAAAGTCCAATATTGACATGGAGCAATTGAAACCTTTGCAACAATTAATAAAGTAA
- a CDS encoding NTP transferase domain-containing protein — translation MANNTVFIVLAGGKSERMGIAKGLLDYNNTYWILEQLDRISKTQITEVYIGLGFHYQDYFNAIPLLAEAQTHFMYFKEMKVRVVINPNPERGSFSTLQTVLQKIKTNQAVLISPIDIPIPNATVLNAIIEIKNTIVLPNFEGKNGHPIKLSNAFWKSLTPLDPKEENTRLDFQIKKVNLDEITEVEVNDSSILKNLNTQNDWTDYLNSK, via the coding sequence ATGGCAAATAATACCGTTTTTATAGTACTTGCTGGGGGCAAATCAGAAAGAATGGGTATTGCTAAAGGTTTATTAGATTATAATAATACGTATTGGATTTTAGAGCAATTAGATCGGATTTCGAAAACACAAATCACAGAAGTCTACATTGGTTTGGGTTTCCATTACCAAGACTATTTCAACGCTATTCCATTGTTAGCTGAGGCGCAAACTCATTTTATGTATTTTAAAGAAATGAAAGTGAGAGTCGTTATTAATCCAAATCCAGAACGAGGTTCTTTTTCAACACTGCAAACTGTATTACAAAAAATAAAAACCAATCAAGCTGTTCTTATTAGTCCCATTGATATTCCAATTCCAAATGCTACGGTACTGAATGCAATAATTGAAATTAAAAATACCATTGTTCTCCCCAATTTTGAAGGCAAAAATGGTCATCCAATTAAACTATCTAACGCCTTTTGGAAATCTTTAACGCCATTAGATCCAAAAGAAGAAAATACAAGATTAGACTTCCAAATAAAAAAAGTGAATCTGGACGAAATTACTGAAGTAGAAGTTAATGATTCGTCAATCCTAAAAAATTTAAATACTCAAAATGATTGGACTGACTATTTGAACTCCAAATAA